In Oscillatoria acuminata PCC 6304, a single window of DNA contains:
- a CDS encoding two-component system response regulator, with the protein MNTEPLQTLQKDILIVDDTQDNLRYLATILTEEGYKVRKALNGQMALKACRVVVPDLILLDIMMPDMSGYQVCEILKENEATREIPVIFLSALDDAFDKVKAFNVGGIDYISKPFQLEEVLARIQTQLLRRDAELKIQQLNAELETRVQERTLQLEESNQELVQEIKERKQLQERLLHLALHDPLTNLPNRALFMERLAQAIAFRKANPDYQFAVLFLDCDRFKVVNDSLGHLVGDELLIAIAKRLQSALRQEDTLARLGGDEFAVLVEELPTLDRAQTIADRILHSLTEPFQLSRYEVFINASIGITLSSFYHEKPEYLLRDADTAMYRAKALGKGQYYLFDPGMHDEALNRLQLENDLRRAVERLEFKVYYQPIISLTTGRIYGFEALVRWQHPTRGFISPLDFIPIAEETGLIANIDLWVLGETVRQLQAWQHQNLINDTVTCSVNLSARHFLQFSFIQHLRELLESTQINPQMIKLEITESAIANKNQATLDILHQIRDCQIELSIDDFGTGYSSLSYLEEFPVNVLKIDRSFIKRIDGQEHQCGLVPGIIGIAHTMGMIAIAEGVETPIQLEKLRGLGCDFAQGYLFSKPLDPEAIGELLARSPQW; encoded by the coding sequence ATGAATACTGAACCTCTTCAAACCCTCCAAAAAGATATTTTAATCGTGGATGATACCCAAGATAATCTCCGTTATCTAGCCACGATTTTAACCGAGGAAGGCTATAAAGTCCGCAAAGCCTTAAACGGTCAGATGGCCCTCAAAGCCTGTCGCGTTGTCGTCCCTGACCTGATTTTACTGGATATCATGATGCCGGATATGAGCGGGTATCAAGTTTGCGAAATTTTGAAAGAAAATGAGGCCACTCGCGAGATTCCGGTGATTTTTTTGAGTGCCTTAGATGATGCCTTTGATAAAGTCAAAGCCTTTAATGTCGGCGGCATCGATTACATTAGTAAACCCTTTCAATTGGAAGAGGTTTTAGCTCGCATCCAAACCCAACTCCTCCGACGGGACGCCGAATTAAAAATTCAGCAACTTAATGCCGAACTGGAAACTCGGGTCCAAGAACGCACCCTCCAACTAGAAGAGTCTAATCAAGAGTTGGTTCAGGAAATCAAGGAACGCAAGCAACTCCAAGAACGGTTACTCCATTTAGCCCTTCATGACCCCTTGACAAATTTACCCAATCGGGCGTTATTTATGGAACGATTGGCCCAAGCGATCGCCTTCCGCAAAGCCAACCCAGACTATCAGTTTGCCGTCCTCTTTTTAGACTGCGATCGCTTTAAAGTCGTCAACGATTCTCTGGGTCATCTTGTCGGAGATGAACTCCTGATTGCCATTGCCAAACGCCTCCAATCCGCCCTCCGACAAGAAGATACCTTAGCTCGATTAGGCGGCGATGAATTTGCAGTCCTCGTGGAAGAACTCCCCACCCTTGACCGTGCGCAAACCATCGCCGATCGCATCTTACACTCTTTAACCGAACCCTTTCAACTCTCCCGTTATGAAGTCTTTATTAATGCCAGTATCGGCATTACCCTCAGCAGTTTCTATCACGAAAAACCCGAATATCTCCTCCGGGATGCGGACACCGCCATGTACCGAGCCAAAGCCCTAGGAAAAGGCCAATATTACCTCTTTGATCCGGGGATGCATGACGAAGCATTAAACCGTCTCCAGCTTGAAAACGACTTGCGACGGGCCGTAGAACGACTGGAGTTTAAAGTTTATTATCAGCCGATTATTTCCCTGACGACGGGCAGAATTTACGGCTTTGAAGCCCTCGTGCGCTGGCAACATCCTACCCGGGGATTTATCTCTCCCCTCGACTTTATCCCCATCGCCGAAGAAACAGGTTTAATCGCCAATATTGACCTATGGGTATTAGGAGAAACCGTCCGACAACTCCAAGCATGGCAACATCAAAATCTGATTAATGACACCGTAACTTGTAGTGTCAATTTATCAGCGCGGCATTTTCTGCAATTTTCGTTTATCCAGCATCTGCGGGAACTCTTGGAATCCACCCAAATCAATCCTCAAATGATTAAACTGGAAATTACCGAAAGTGCGATCGCCAATAAAAACCAAGCCACCCTGGATATTCTCCACCAAATTCGCGACTGCCAGATTGAACTAAGCATTGATGACTTTGGCACCGGCTATTCTTCCTTAAGTTACCTGGAAGAATTTCCCGTCAATGTCCTCAAAATTGACCGTTCCTTTATCAAGCGCATCGATGGTCAGGAACATCAGTGCGGATTAGTTCCCGGGATTATCGGAATTGCTCACACAATGGGCATGATTGCGATCGCTGAAGGGGTGGAAACACCCATCCAATTAGAAAAACTCCGAGGATTAGGCTGTGATTTCGCCCAGGGATACCTCTTTTCTAAACCTTTAGATCCAGAGGCGATCGGCGAATTATTAGCCCGTTCTCCCCAGTGGTAA
- the ltrA gene encoding group II intron reverse transcriptase/maturase: MTVAMNTVKTSLKTTETWNAIPWTKVQRKVFKLQKRIFQAAKSGQDAKARRLQKLLTSSYYARLLAVRKVTQDNQGKKTAGIDGVKSLKPKQRLELAKDLGKHSKAKALRRVWIPKPGRDEKRPLGIPIIRDRAEQALVKQALEPEWEARFEGTSYGFRPGRSAHDAIGRIYASINQGSYYVLDADITKCFDKINHEYLLSKLDCCLQHRRQIKQWLKAGVVDNGIFEDTESGTPQGGVISPLLANIALDGMARLIEELYPKRKGQKVKATLIRYADDFVVISPEIEIINQCKIALENWLKFVGLELKPEKTKICHTLREIEVNGEKVTPGFDFLGFTIRQYPVGKYKSGKTGGANSRLIGHKTHIKPSAKAIKAHSEALKGVIKNHKTAPQAALISRLNPIIRGWSNYYSGVVSMETFNQMDHNIWQQLRAWTVSRCGQANLEKLRKYFHKVTVKIGNGKERNEKWLFQAKDGLSLWKHSYTQITRHTLVKPEASPYDGNWSYWATRRGTSLEVPMRVAKLLKKHSGRCSRCGQYFAMEDLMEVDHIQPLSMGGKDEYRNLQLLHRHCHDKKTAEDMQNVKSYQ, encoded by the coding sequence ATGACAGTAGCAATGAATACGGTTAAAACGAGTTTAAAGACTACGGAAACATGGAACGCAATTCCTTGGACAAAAGTTCAAAGAAAAGTATTTAAGTTGCAAAAACGTATTTTCCAAGCGGCTAAATCGGGACAGGATGCCAAAGCAAGAAGGTTGCAAAAACTTCTAACTTCATCATACTACGCTAGGCTCTTAGCGGTCAGGAAAGTGACCCAAGATAACCAAGGCAAGAAGACGGCAGGGATAGATGGTGTAAAATCCTTAAAACCCAAACAACGTCTCGAACTTGCTAAGGACCTTGGTAAACACTCTAAAGCCAAAGCACTCAGAAGGGTTTGGATTCCCAAACCAGGACGTGATGAAAAGCGCCCATTGGGTATCCCAATCATTAGAGATAGAGCCGAGCAAGCCTTGGTTAAACAAGCCTTAGAACCCGAATGGGAAGCTAGGTTTGAAGGGACGAGCTATGGGTTTCGACCCGGACGCTCTGCTCACGACGCAATAGGTCGTATCTACGCATCCATAAATCAGGGCAGTTACTATGTCCTAGATGCAGATATAACCAAATGCTTCGACAAGATTAACCATGAATACCTACTGTCCAAATTAGATTGTTGTTTACAACACCGTCGCCAAATCAAACAATGGTTAAAGGCAGGGGTAGTGGATAATGGCATATTTGAGGATACTGAAAGCGGGACACCTCAAGGAGGGGTAATAAGTCCACTCCTGGCCAACATTGCATTGGATGGAATGGCCAGGTTAATCGAAGAACTGTATCCAAAAAGGAAAGGTCAGAAAGTCAAGGCCACCTTAATCAGATATGCTGATGATTTCGTAGTAATCTCACCAGAGATTGAAATCATCAATCAATGCAAGATAGCTTTGGAAAACTGGCTAAAGTTTGTAGGACTTGAGCTTAAACCTGAAAAGACCAAAATATGCCACACACTTAGAGAAATCGAAGTAAATGGAGAAAAGGTCACACCAGGATTTGATTTTCTCGGATTTACCATCAGGCAATATCCAGTAGGTAAATACAAGTCCGGGAAAACAGGAGGCGCAAACAGCAGACTAATCGGGCATAAAACCCATATCAAGCCAAGCGCCAAAGCAATCAAAGCCCACAGTGAAGCGCTAAAGGGTGTCATCAAAAATCATAAAACTGCACCCCAAGCGGCTCTGATAAGTAGACTAAACCCAATCATCAGAGGGTGGAGTAATTACTACTCAGGAGTAGTTTCAATGGAAACCTTCAACCAAATGGACCATAATATTTGGCAACAATTGAGGGCATGGACAGTATCAAGATGCGGTCAGGCAAACCTTGAAAAGCTGAGAAAATATTTCCATAAGGTCACGGTTAAAATCGGAAACGGAAAGGAAAGAAATGAGAAGTGGCTGTTTCAAGCAAAAGACGGATTAAGTCTCTGGAAACACTCCTATACTCAAATTACAAGGCATACATTGGTCAAGCCAGAAGCATCCCCGTATGACGGAAATTGGAGTTATTGGGCAACTAGAAGAGGAACCTCATTAGAAGTTCCAATGCGAGTAGCAAAATTGCTTAAAAAGCACTCAGGCCGATGTTCACGTTGCGGACAATATTTCGCAATGGAAGACTTGATGGAGGTTGACCACATCCAGCCACTCTCAATGGGAGGTAAAGATGAATACCGAAATCTACAGTTATTGCATCGGCACTGTCACGATAAAAAGACGGCTGAAGATATGCAGAACGTCAAGTCGTACCAATGA
- a CDS encoding peroxiredoxin family protein, whose protein sequence is MLTSTDFRGLLNQRFFNNFLPVPALNKLYPEVCPPDFQLPHVNGEGSIRISEYREKQPVILYFTRIFTEKQYCPLCFPHIKAMNTAYEQFVEAGAEVLLITSTDERQSQIVIRDLGLKMPVMCDPSCLVFRAYGTGQALGAPLPAQYLLDIEGKLRFKHLFSFLEPNAQVSRLLEQLQQLPQPAGV, encoded by the coding sequence ATGTTGACATCTACGGATTTTAGAGGATTACTCAATCAACGTTTTTTCAATAATTTTCTGCCGGTTCCTGCCCTGAATAAGCTCTACCCAGAAGTTTGTCCCCCTGACTTTCAACTTCCTCATGTCAATGGGGAGGGTTCGATTCGCATTTCTGAATACCGCGAAAAACAACCTGTCATTCTCTATTTTACTCGCATTTTTACGGAAAAACAATATTGTCCCCTTTGTTTTCCTCACATTAAAGCCATGAATACGGCTTATGAGCAGTTTGTAGAAGCCGGTGCGGAAGTGTTATTAATCACCAGTACCGATGAACGTCAATCTCAAATTGTCATCCGGGATTTGGGATTAAAAATGCCGGTGATGTGCGACCCGAGTTGTTTAGTGTTTCGGGCGTATGGGACAGGACAAGCCTTGGGTGCACCGTTACCGGCACAGTATTTACTGGATATAGAGGGCAAATTACGGTTTAAGCATCTGTTTTCATTTTTAGAACCCAATGCTCAAGTGAGCCGCTTATTAGAGCAGTTACAGCAGTTGCCACAACCTGCGGGGGTTTAA
- a CDS encoding peroxiredoxin, giving the protein MTEGCIRVGQQAPDFTATAVVDQEFKTIKLSDYRGKYVVLFFYPLDFTFVCPTEITAFSDSHGKFSQLNTEVLGVSVDSEFSHLAWIQTDRKSGGLGDLNYPLVSDIKKEISSAYNVLDPEAGIALRGLFIIDKDGVIQHATINNLAFGRNVEETLRILQAIQHVQTHPDEVCPAGWQPGAKTMNPDPKKSKEFFAAI; this is encoded by the coding sequence ATGACCGAAGGATGTATCCGCGTCGGCCAACAGGCCCCCGACTTCACTGCCACTGCCGTTGTGGATCAAGAGTTCAAAACCATCAAACTCTCGGACTACCGGGGTAAATATGTGGTGTTGTTCTTCTATCCCCTGGACTTTACCTTTGTTTGTCCGACGGAAATTACCGCGTTTAGCGATAGTCATGGAAAATTCAGCCAACTGAACACCGAAGTGTTGGGTGTGTCGGTTGACAGTGAATTTTCTCACCTGGCTTGGATCCAAACCGATCGCAAGTCTGGGGGTCTCGGCGACTTGAACTATCCTCTGGTTTCCGATATCAAGAAGGAAATTAGTTCCGCTTACAATGTCCTCGATCCTGAAGCGGGAATTGCTCTGCGTGGACTGTTTATCATCGACAAAGACGGTGTGATCCAGCACGCCACTATCAATAACCTGGCATTTGGCCGTAATGTCGAAGAAACTCTGCGGATTCTGCAAGCGATCCAGCACGTTCAAACTCACCCCGATGAAGTTTGTCCCGCAGGTTGGCAACCCGGTGCGAAGACGATGAACCCGGATCCCAAGAAGTCTAAAGAATTCTTTGCCGCTATCTAA
- a CDS encoding response regulator — MKLRKKILIIVGTTLLGLNVVLYATASSILLGDFKDLEQKVVHQDAIRGLQSLQQTLNELKSIARYHAEWDDTYSFITPGDPNYVNSNFGNETFVQLKLNLLLILDEQRRPVFSKAFDFQEKVEIPMPEVIQDLASAYQQQVEKKFTETGHHNHPLSGIVLLPQGPALIAAQSILTSQGEGPYRGTLWVGRFLNEAEIDRLAELTQLSLNVYPISALPPELDGVRTELEGASPSPTDSEPFQGMDLGGPGRSPIVVKALSEREMAAYTPIPAISSNTPLLLQINHNREIYAKGKISVRYFIGSLLGVSLGFSGLTLLLFEKLVLSRLTVLSRKVERIGDKGDLSMRVKIAGHDELSSLGVTINGMLKALQESQYKLQESEERYRLMAENSTDMISRHTPKGKFIYVSPACHSLLGYEPDELIGCNLYDFFHPEDAKTLAKSYLAMVKGQVSYTVSYRIRHKYGHYLWFESTSRTVRNPQTDDIEELVAISRDITERHQTDEELRESEASIRALYKITSSRKLSFEQRLQRLLIMGKRRFGLSVAILSRIKRDRYEIIAVQSPDDTLQPGDRFPLSQTYCRETLRLKEPLYFESVSVTRWHSKPTQTAFPQEAYIGTRVIVGGKIYGTLSFSSSTPLGRPFKAVDKELLKLMAQWIGSEIERRAAAADLARARDEALAATRAKSEFLATMSHEIRTPMNAVIGMTGLLLDTDLNPEQRDFVETVRASGDALLTIINDILDFSKIESGKLDLEQQPFNLRSCIEDSLDLLASRAAEKGVELAYLIEPSTPEMIIGDVTRVRQILVNLLSNAVKFTEKGEVVVSVSASAIPPQQAGGIGTDSLILKDQETTNGHLHKDLNPDSSAGNPLCQIQFTVSDTGIGIPPERMNRLFKSFSQVDSSTTREYGGTGLGLAISKRLSELMGGRMWVVSGEGVGGDPDPAFQWPIASSVQEQSSPMPDPEQSIFTLTDAKSDQADTPPTGSTFYFTVMATPAVNPLPVDLNGTQPSLAGKRVLIVDDNATNRQILTRQALFWGMKPKAASSAREALDWLQNSEMFDIAILDMQMPQMDGITLASYIRGIVKNREFPLVMLTSIGRQEVDLPDKVPFAAFLNKPIKQSYLYNVLAGIFGGVPILSRPVHLNAVAIDPQMAQQKPLRILLAEDHLVNQKVALQILHRLGYRADVAGNGIEVLQALDRQHYDVVLMDVHMPEMDGLAATRQICQDALDGRLSHRPRIIAMTANAMQGDRELCLDAGMDDYISKPIRMPELVEALALTPVDSDHSPHHLTPTLSRADSEGPGSKLFGSDSEHPPGSPSMAIADPVLNPAMLESLREIEALEEVIEIYLEESPKLIDLLTVAIAQDDSFELQEAAHSLKSTSAAVGAMSLADLSQQLESIGRSHHNTNTPPPPEVTEIFSDLILEYQRVKTALNWELEQGESS; from the coding sequence ATGAAATTGCGAAAGAAAATACTGATTATAGTCGGCACGACCCTGTTAGGTCTAAATGTTGTGCTGTACGCTACGGCATCGAGTATTTTGCTGGGAGACTTCAAAGACTTAGAACAAAAAGTCGTCCACCAAGATGCAATCCGAGGCTTACAGTCCCTCCAGCAGACCCTTAACGAACTGAAATCCATCGCTCGCTATCATGCGGAATGGGATGATACCTACAGCTTTATCACCCCGGGAGACCCCAACTACGTTAACTCCAATTTTGGCAATGAAACCTTCGTTCAATTAAAGCTGAATCTGTTGCTGATCCTGGACGAACAAAGACGACCTGTTTTTAGCAAAGCCTTTGATTTCCAAGAAAAGGTCGAAATCCCCATGCCTGAGGTGATTCAAGATTTAGCCTCAGCTTATCAACAACAAGTTGAGAAAAAATTCACCGAAACCGGACACCACAACCACCCCCTCAGTGGCATTGTCCTCCTCCCCCAGGGACCGGCCCTAATTGCCGCCCAATCCATTCTCACCAGTCAAGGAGAGGGTCCGTACCGGGGGACTTTGTGGGTCGGACGCTTTCTGAATGAGGCGGAAATCGATCGCCTCGCGGAGCTGACCCAATTATCCCTGAATGTTTACCCGATCAGCGCTTTGCCACCGGAATTGGATGGGGTGAGAACCGAGTTAGAGGGGGCTTCCCCATCCCCGACTGATTCAGAACCGTTCCAGGGGATGGATTTAGGGGGACCCGGGCGATCGCCCATCGTGGTCAAGGCCCTCAGCGAGCGGGAAATGGCCGCCTATACCCCCATTCCAGCAATCTCCAGCAATACCCCCTTGCTGCTTCAAATCAACCATAATCGCGAGATTTACGCCAAAGGTAAAATCAGCGTTCGCTATTTTATTGGGTCCCTGTTAGGGGTGAGTCTGGGGTTTAGTGGTCTAACCCTGCTGTTATTTGAAAAATTAGTCCTCTCGCGACTGACAGTCCTCAGCCGAAAAGTTGAACGGATCGGAGACAAAGGGGACCTATCCATGCGCGTCAAAATTGCCGGGCACGATGAACTCTCCAGTTTAGGGGTGACCATCAACGGGATGCTCAAAGCCCTGCAAGAGTCCCAGTACAAGCTCCAAGAAAGTGAAGAACGCTATCGATTGATGGCGGAAAACTCTACCGATATGATTTCCCGGCATACCCCAAAAGGCAAGTTTATTTACGTCTCCCCTGCTTGTCATTCGTTATTGGGATATGAACCGGATGAACTAATCGGCTGTAACCTCTATGACTTTTTCCATCCCGAGGATGCCAAGACCCTTGCCAAATCCTACTTGGCAATGGTCAAGGGTCAAGTCAGTTATACCGTCAGCTACCGGATTCGCCATAAATATGGTCATTACCTGTGGTTTGAAAGCACCAGTCGCACGGTTCGCAATCCCCAGACTGATGACATTGAAGAATTAGTCGCCATTTCCCGGGATATCACCGAACGCCATCAAACCGATGAGGAATTGCGGGAAAGTGAAGCCTCGATTCGAGCGCTTTATAAAATTACGTCTTCCCGTAAACTCAGCTTTGAGCAACGGTTGCAACGGTTACTGATCATGGGAAAAAGGCGGTTTGGACTCAGCGTGGCAATTTTATCCCGAATTAAACGCGATCGCTATGAAATCATCGCGGTTCAATCCCCGGACGATACCCTCCAACCGGGCGATCGCTTCCCCTTGAGCCAAACCTACTGTCGCGAAACCCTCCGCCTCAAAGAACCCCTCTATTTTGAATCGGTCAGTGTCACCCGTTGGCACAGCAAACCCACCCAAACTGCTTTTCCCCAAGAAGCCTATATCGGGACTCGGGTGATTGTTGGGGGCAAAATCTATGGCACCCTCAGCTTTTCCAGTAGCACCCCCCTAGGACGGCCTTTTAAAGCCGTAGATAAAGAACTGCTCAAACTCATGGCTCAATGGATAGGCAGTGAAATCGAACGTCGTGCCGCCGCTGCGGATTTAGCCCGGGCCAGAGATGAGGCCCTCGCTGCCACTCGGGCCAAAAGCGAATTTCTGGCCACCATGAGCCATGAAATCCGCACCCCCATGAATGCCGTGATTGGCATGACCGGATTACTGTTGGATACGGACCTCAACCCCGAACAGCGCGATTTTGTGGAAACCGTCCGCGCCAGTGGGGATGCTCTGCTGACCATTATTAACGATATCCTCGACTTCTCCAAAATTGAGTCTGGGAAACTCGACCTAGAACAGCAACCCTTTAACCTGCGCTCCTGTATTGAAGATTCCCTAGATTTACTCGCTTCTAGAGCAGCGGAAAAAGGAGTCGAGTTGGCCTATCTCATCGAACCCTCAACTCCGGAAATGATTATCGGCGATGTGACCCGAGTCCGGCAAATTTTGGTGAATTTGCTCAGTAATGCGGTGAAATTTACCGAAAAAGGGGAAGTGGTGGTCTCCGTGAGTGCCTCCGCCATTCCTCCGCAACAGGCCGGAGGAATCGGGACTGATAGTTTAATCCTCAAGGATCAGGAGACGACAAACGGTCATCTCCACAAGGATCTGAATCCGGATTCAAGCGCCGGCAATCCCCTGTGTCAAATCCAATTTACCGTGTCTGATACCGGCATTGGTATTCCCCCAGAACGGATGAATCGGCTGTTTAAGTCTTTTTCCCAGGTGGATTCTTCAACGACTCGCGAGTATGGTGGCACGGGATTGGGTTTAGCCATCAGCAAGCGTCTGAGTGAATTGATGGGGGGTCGGATGTGGGTGGTTAGTGGTGAGGGAGTCGGGGGAGACCCGGACCCGGCATTTCAATGGCCGATCGCCTCCTCTGTACAGGAACAGTCCTCCCCAATGCCAGACCCGGAGCAAAGTATCTTTACCTTGACCGATGCCAAATCGGATCAAGCTGATACGCCACCCACTGGCTCTACATTCTATTTCACTGTGATGGCAACCCCAGCGGTCAATCCTTTGCCGGTGGACCTGAATGGCACTCAACCGTCTTTGGCCGGTAAGCGGGTGCTGATTGTGGATGATAATGCCACAAACCGCCAAATTTTAACCCGTCAAGCCTTGTTTTGGGGCATGAAGCCCAAGGCCGCGAGTTCGGCCCGGGAAGCCCTAGATTGGCTGCAAAATTCGGAAATGTTTGATATTGCCATTCTGGATATGCAAATGCCTCAAATGGATGGCATTACTCTAGCTTCATACATTCGAGGCATTGTCAAAAATCGGGAATTCCCCCTTGTGATGCTGACTTCTATTGGGAGACAGGAAGTGGACCTCCCGGATAAGGTCCCCTTTGCGGCATTTTTGAATAAGCCGATTAAACAATCCTATTTGTACAATGTGTTGGCGGGAATTTTTGGGGGAGTACCGATTCTTTCTCGTCCGGTTCATTTGAATGCAGTCGCGATCGACCCCCAGATGGCGCAACAAAAGCCCTTACGGATTTTGCTGGCGGAGGATCATTTAGTCAATCAAAAGGTGGCCCTGCAAATTTTGCATCGGTTGGGGTATCGCGCTGATGTGGCGGGGAATGGGATTGAAGTGTTGCAAGCGTTGGACCGCCAACATTATGATGTGGTTCTGATGGATGTTCATATGCCAGAAATGGATGGGTTGGCCGCAACTCGCCAAATTTGTCAGGATGCGCTTGACGGCAGACTCTCCCACCGCCCGCGAATTATTGCTATGACGGCGAATGCAATGCAGGGCGATCGCGAACTTTGCCTGGATGCGGGCATGGATGACTATATCAGTAAGCCGATCCGAATGCCGGAATTGGTGGAAGCTCTAGCCCTGACGCCAGTGGATTCAGACCATTCTCCTCATCATTTGACCCCAACTTTATCCCGGGCGGATTCGGAGGGTCCCGGGTCAAAATTATTCGGGTCTGACTCCGAACATCCTCCGGGTTCACCCTCTATGGCGATCGCTGACCCGGTTCTGAATCCGGCAATGTTAGAGTCGTTACGAGAGATTGAGGCCCTTGAAGAGGTGATCGAGATTTATTTAGAGGAGTCTCCCAAGCTGATTGACCTGCTCACCGTGGCGATCGCCCAGGATGATAGTTTTGAACTGCAAGAAGCAGCGCACTCGCTGAAATCAACGAGTGCGGCAGTGGGTGCAATGAGTCTGGCGGACCTGAGTCAGCAACTCGAATCCATCGGGCGATCGCATCACAACACCAACACCCCGCCTCCCCCAGAAGTCACCGAAATTTTCTCGGACCTGATCTTGGAATACCAACGGGTCAAAACGGCACTGAACTGGGAACTGGAACAGGGGGAATCCAGCTAA
- a CDS encoding phytoene desaturase family protein: MTEYDAIAIGSGIGGLVTAALLARYGKRVLVCESHGIPGGAAHGFDRQGFHFDSGPSFYCGLGDSQSLNPLRQVLELLGESVPTIPYDPLGHYHLGDITLPIYGSCDRYRAEIATITPTGAQELQRFERRMLSLYDALKGIPTLILRSDRKLLPVLLSYWPALLKLLPHLGEIQGSVGQLLDRDVKDPFVRRLIDLECFLLSGFKAHGTIAPEVAFMFGERSRSAIDYPIGGSTALIEALVRGLTRWGGELRLNAHVERILVEAGRVTGVRLRNGTLLKAPIVISNATIWDTYTHLLAPEDLPESYRRQALETPVLDSFMHLHLGIKAEGLTGLTGHHVVVHDSDRDLTEPGNTCMISIPSVWDPKLAPPGHHGIHAYTMEPYHSWQSDVAYKARKRQRAQSLFRALERVIPDLRDRIVLELIGTPLTHAKFLRRDRGTYGPAIAAGKGTFPSIHTPIAGLYRVGDSTLPGIGVPAVAASGILCANTLVEPEQTAQLLKTHRT; the protein is encoded by the coding sequence ATGACAGAGTATGATGCGATCGCCATCGGGAGTGGAATTGGCGGGTTAGTTACAGCAGCCTTACTCGCTCGGTATGGCAAGCGCGTACTTGTCTGTGAGAGTCATGGGATCCCCGGAGGTGCGGCTCATGGGTTTGATCGCCAGGGATTTCACTTCGACTCCGGACCCTCCTTTTACTGCGGACTGGGAGATTCCCAAAGCCTCAACCCCCTGCGCCAAGTCCTGGAACTTTTGGGAGAATCAGTCCCAACCATCCCCTACGACCCCTTGGGACATTATCACCTGGGAGATATTACCCTGCCCATTTACGGCAGTTGCGATCGCTATCGGGCGGAAATTGCCACCATTACCCCCACCGGCGCTCAGGAACTCCAACGGTTTGAACGGCGGATGTTGTCTTTGTATGACGCACTCAAAGGCATTCCGACTTTAATCTTACGAAGCGATCGCAAACTGCTGCCGGTCCTCCTGTCATACTGGCCCGCCTTGCTCAAATTGCTGCCCCATCTTGGGGAGATTCAAGGGTCCGTCGGTCAACTCCTCGATCGCGATGTTAAAGACCCCTTCGTGCGGCGGTTAATCGACCTCGAATGCTTCTTACTCTCCGGATTCAAAGCTCACGGCACGATCGCTCCAGAAGTTGCCTTTATGTTTGGAGAACGCAGTCGCAGCGCCATCGACTATCCGATTGGCGGGAGTACCGCCCTAATTGAAGCCCTAGTGCGGGGATTAACCCGATGGGGAGGGGAACTGCGTCTGAATGCTCATGTGGAGCGGATTTTAGTCGAAGCAGGGCGAGTCACTGGAGTGCGGTTGCGAAATGGCACCCTCCTCAAGGCACCGATTGTCATTTCCAATGCCACAATTTGGGATACCTATACCCATCTGCTCGCACCGGAGGACCTCCCGGAGTCCTATCGCCGTCAAGCCCTAGAAACCCCGGTTTTAGATAGCTTTATGCACCTGCACCTGGGGATCAAAGCCGAAGGATTAACGGGACTGACGGGACATCATGTGGTGGTTCATGATAGCGATCGCGACCTTACCGAACCGGGGAATACCTGTATGATTTCCATTCCCTCGGTCTGGGACCCCAAACTGGCCCCACCGGGACATCATGGGATTCATGCTTATACGATGGAACCGTACCACTCTTGGCAGTCCGATGTCGCTTATAAAGCGCGGAAGCGACAGCGAGCACAATCTTTATTTCGAGCCTTAGAACGAGTTATTCCCGATCTGCGCGATCGCATCGTCCTGGAGTTGATTGGCACACCCCTCACCCATGCCAAATTCCTGCGGCGCGATCGAGGCACCTATGGTCCGGCGATCGCCGCTGGAAAAGGAACATTTCCCAGTATTCATACCCCAATTGCAGGATTATACCGAGTGGGGGATAGCACCCTTCCCGGCATTGGGGTTCCGGCGGTGGCAGCATCGGGAATCCTCTGTGCCAACACCCTGGTAGAACCGGAGCAAACCGCACAATTACTGAAAACTCACCGAACTTGA